Proteins found in one Erythrobacter sp. KY5 genomic segment:
- a CDS encoding threonine/serine dehydratase, whose product MSGPRKPTREGVLAAAESIAAILPPTPLLSVEIAGKRAFVKAENLQPVGAFKIRGGWWRLSSLSDEEREGGVVAVSSGNHAQGVAWAAKRLGIKATIVMPRDAPEVKLANTRALGAEVVLYNRPGEDRDEVAARLIEAKGGTLVHAFGDPWVIEGQGSAGIEAQAQLGHSPSRFIVCCGGGGLAAGLALACPDAAVHVVEPEGWDMVGRALATGEVVSAADDAPSTICDALQPTATKQINLDVLKGRAEPGVTVTDDEVREAQRWAFANLRMVIEPGGAAALAAALAGKVPVDEGTVIMLTGGNADPARFAQTILAGV is encoded by the coding sequence ATGAGCGGACCACGCAAACCGACTCGCGAAGGCGTGCTGGCAGCAGCCGAAAGCATTGCCGCGATCCTGCCACCAACGCCGCTCCTTTCGGTCGAGATTGCGGGTAAGCGCGCCTTCGTCAAAGCGGAGAACCTGCAACCCGTCGGCGCGTTCAAGATCAGGGGCGGCTGGTGGCGGCTGTCATCGCTCTCGGACGAAGAACGCGAAGGCGGCGTTGTCGCGGTTTCCTCAGGCAATCATGCGCAGGGCGTTGCGTGGGCAGCGAAACGGTTGGGGATCAAGGCGACCATCGTGATGCCGCGCGATGCTCCTGAAGTGAAGCTGGCCAACACCCGCGCACTCGGGGCCGAAGTCGTGCTTTACAACCGTCCCGGCGAAGATCGCGACGAAGTTGCCGCGCGGCTGATCGAGGCGAAGGGCGGAACGCTGGTCCATGCTTTCGGCGACCCATGGGTGATCGAAGGGCAAGGAAGCGCCGGGATCGAGGCGCAGGCACAGCTTGGCCACTCCCCTTCCCGCTTCATCGTGTGTTGCGGCGGCGGCGGGCTTGCGGCGGGACTTGCGCTCGCCTGCCCCGATGCGGCGGTGCATGTGGTCGAACCGGAAGGCTGGGACATGGTGGGACGCGCGCTCGCGACAGGCGAAGTCGTGAGCGCAGCCGACGATGCGCCAAGCACGATCTGCGATGCTCTGCAGCCAACGGCAACGAAGCAGATCAACCTCGACGTTCTCAAGGGACGGGCCGAGCCGGGCGTCACCGTGACCGACGACGAGGTGCGCGAGGCGCAGCGCTGGGCCTTTGCGAACTTGCGCATGGTGATCGAACCGGGCGGCGCTGCCGCGCTTGCCGCCGCGCTGGCGGGAAAGGTGCCGGTCGATGAAGGAACCGTCATCATGCTCACCGGCGGCAATGCCGACCCCGCACGATTTGCGCAGACCATCCTTGCCGGAGTATAG
- a CDS encoding saccharopine dehydrogenase family protein produces the protein MSKVLVIGAGGVSSVCVHKMAMNADIFPDIHLASRTKSKCDAIAASVKDRTGVDIATYEIDAEEVPAMINLIKKVEASLVVNLALPYQDLPIMDACLAAGVDYLDTANYEPKDEAKFEYKWQWAYHDRFKEAGLMALLGSGFDPGVTSVFTMWLKKHKLKTIRQLDILDCNGGDHGQAFATNFNPEINIREVTAPARHWENGEFVETPAMGEKITFDFEGVGEKNAYMMYHEELESLTKFNPEIERARFWMTFGDEYIKHLTVLQNVGMTRIDPVKYQGREIIPLQFLAAVLPKPETLGETTKGNTNIGVIATGEALDGSGEKTFYINNICSHEAAYEETGNQAVSYTTGVPAMIGAAMMVTGKWVGDGVFNMEEMDPDPFMDMLNEHGLPWQVKEMDGPVDF, from the coding sequence ATGTCCAAAGTTCTGGTAATCGGCGCTGGCGGTGTCAGCAGTGTGTGCGTTCACAAAATGGCGATGAATGCGGATATCTTCCCCGACATCCACTTGGCGAGCCGCACCAAGTCGAAATGCGATGCGATCGCTGCCAGCGTAAAGGATCGCACCGGGGTCGACATCGCCACCTACGAGATCGACGCCGAAGAAGTCCCGGCGATGATCAACCTTATCAAGAAGGTCGAAGCGAGCCTCGTCGTGAACCTCGCGCTTCCTTATCAGGATTTGCCGATCATGGATGCCTGCCTTGCTGCGGGCGTCGATTACCTCGACACCGCCAATTACGAGCCAAAGGACGAGGCGAAGTTCGAATATAAGTGGCAGTGGGCCTATCACGACCGCTTCAAGGAAGCGGGGCTGATGGCGCTGCTCGGTTCGGGCTTCGATCCGGGCGTCACATCCGTTTTCACCATGTGGCTCAAGAAGCACAAGCTGAAGACCATTCGCCAGCTCGACATTCTCGATTGCAATGGCGGCGACCATGGACAAGCGTTCGCGACCAACTTCAACCCTGAAATCAACATCCGCGAAGTGACCGCGCCAGCTCGCCACTGGGAAAACGGCGAGTTTGTCGAGACCCCCGCGATGGGCGAGAAGATCACGTTCGACTTCGAAGGGGTGGGCGAGAAAAACGCCTACATGATGTATCACGAGGAGCTTGAGAGCCTGACCAAATTCAACCCGGAGATTGAGCGCGCGCGTTTCTGGATGACCTTCGGCGATGAATACATCAAGCATCTCACCGTCCTCCAGAATGTCGGCATGACGCGGATTGATCCGGTCAAATATCAGGGCCGCGAGATCATCCCGCTGCAATTCCTCGCCGCCGTTCTGCCCAAGCCCGAAACGCTGGGCGAAACGACCAAGGGCAATACCAATATCGGCGTGATTGCAACCGGCGAAGCGCTCGATGGATCGGGTGAAAAGACGTTCTACATCAACAACATCTGCTCGCATGAGGCGGCATATGAGGAAACCGGCAACCAGGCGGTGAGCTACACGACCGGCGTGCCTGCCATGATCGGCGCTGCGATGATGGTAACCGGCAAGTGGGTAGGAGACGGCGTCTTCAACATGGAAGAAATGGACCCCGACCCCTTCATGGACATGCTGAACGAACACGGTCTGCCGTGGCAGGTGAAGGAAATGGACGGGCCGGTCGACTTCTGA
- a CDS encoding O-acetyl-ADP-ribose deacetylase, with protein sequence MPQIGSTLIEVVLGDITQMACDAIVNAANSSLLGGGGVDGAIHRAAGPDLVHECRLLGGCKTGQAKTTKGYNLPAKHIIHTVGPVWNGGDNGEPELLASCYRQSLDQASKVGARDIAIPAISTGIFGYPVAMAAEIAAATVIDEVRARPDAFDRIALVCFGDGVEEAFMRATSLALTD encoded by the coding sequence ATGCCGCAGATCGGGTCGACATTGATTGAAGTGGTGCTCGGGGACATCACCCAGATGGCATGCGATGCCATCGTCAACGCTGCGAATTCCTCTCTTCTGGGTGGCGGAGGCGTCGACGGCGCAATCCACCGAGCCGCGGGCCCCGACCTCGTGCACGAATGCCGATTGCTGGGCGGTTGCAAGACCGGGCAGGCCAAGACTACCAAGGGCTATAACCTGCCTGCCAAGCACATCATTCACACGGTCGGGCCGGTCTGGAACGGCGGTGACAACGGTGAGCCGGAATTGCTTGCCAGCTGCTACCGCCAATCGCTCGATCAGGCGAGCAAGGTAGGAGCGCGCGACATTGCAATCCCTGCCATCTCGACCGGTATCTTCGGCTATCCCGTCGCCATGGCGGCCGAGATCGCGGCGGCGACCGTGATTGACGAAGTGCGCGCACGGCCCGACGCTTTCGACCGCATCGCTTTGGTCTGCTTTGGCGATGGTGTAGAAGAAGCGTTCATGCGGGCCACATCGCTCGCGCTAACCGACTAG
- a CDS encoding carboxynorspermidine decarboxylase, translated as METKAGNPGAFAHFDLSRVDSPSFVVDAAKIRANCQILADIRDAAATDGASIKVFAALKAFSMWSVAPIMGEYLDGVSTSGLWEARLASEFYDGEIATYSAAFKPEDLEEICRLSEHVIFNSPAQMQRAALILDQAHLTGGDFSVGLRLNPMVATGEVPKYDPSAPGSRLGFPIDQLTEEHMEGVEGIHFHNLCEQTFEPLRQTWDRVFDVIEPYFGQLKWINMGGGHHITRADYERDDLVEFLRDAAEDTGAEIIIEPGEAVALDAGILVGTLLDTGFNDVPIGITDISATCHMPDVLEAPYRPAMLGELADEEQIPIRLGGPSCLAGDVIGDYRLPVPADPGARFAFLDQAHYSMVKTNTFNGVPLPSIWLWDSDTDALECVKRFEYEDFRDRLS; from the coding sequence ATGGAAACTAAAGCCGGCAATCCGGGCGCGTTCGCCCATTTCGATCTCTCCCGCGTCGACAGCCCCTCTTTCGTGGTCGATGCGGCCAAGATTCGCGCAAACTGCCAGATCCTCGCCGATATCCGCGATGCAGCGGCAACGGATGGCGCATCGATCAAGGTTTTTGCGGCGCTCAAAGCCTTTTCGATGTGGTCGGTCGCACCGATCATGGGCGAATATCTCGATGGGGTCTCGACCAGTGGCCTTTGGGAAGCGCGGCTGGCGAGCGAATTCTACGACGGCGAGATCGCGACATATTCTGCGGCATTCAAACCGGAGGATCTGGAAGAAATCTGCCGTTTGTCCGAGCATGTGATCTTCAATTCGCCCGCCCAGATGCAGCGCGCCGCGTTGATCCTGGACCAGGCGCACCTGACGGGCGGCGACTTTTCGGTTGGGCTGAGGCTCAATCCCATGGTCGCGACCGGAGAGGTGCCCAAATACGATCCGAGCGCACCCGGATCGCGGCTTGGCTTCCCGATCGACCAGCTCACCGAAGAGCATATGGAAGGCGTCGAGGGCATTCACTTCCACAATCTGTGCGAGCAGACTTTCGAACCGCTGCGCCAGACATGGGACCGCGTGTTTGACGTGATCGAACCCTATTTCGGTCAGCTCAAGTGGATCAACATGGGCGGCGGCCACCACATCACCCGCGCCGATTACGAGCGCGACGACTTGGTCGAATTCCTCCGTGACGCAGCCGAGGATACAGGCGCAGAGATTATCATCGAACCGGGCGAAGCGGTGGCGCTGGATGCGGGTATCCTTGTCGGAACGCTGCTCGACACGGGCTTCAACGATGTGCCGATCGGTATCACTGATATCAGCGCGACCTGCCACATGCCCGACGTTCTGGAAGCGCCATACCGTCCGGCCATGCTGGGCGAGCTGGCGGATGAGGAGCAGATACCGATCCGGCTTGGCGGCCCGTCCTGCCTCGCGGGCGACGTGATCGGCGATTATCGCCTGCCGGTCCCTGCCGATCCGGGCGCGCGTTTCGCTTTCCTCGATCAGGCGCATTATTCGATGGTGAAGACCAACACGTTTAACGGCGTCCCGCTGCCCAGCATCTGGCTGTGGGACAGCGACACTGACGCGCTGGAATGCGTGAAACGCTTCGAATACGAGGATTTTCGCGACCGGCTTAGCTGA
- a CDS encoding DUF3137 domain-containing protein, which yields MQADIQRLLDGELGQWLAEQEAVRAEAKAKARDRWFYGALICLPLFGVMWFLPVIAWNFKIFIAVAACGAAYAWGYAVIAEAKKNVKVGINSAIAADLGIRYDHEVSPGWEYDTARKFSLLPSSDRRNFEDRWFGELSGHRFNLYEAHLEERRGSGKNRRWVTVFRGAIIDMGFGRDFHSTTLLQRKGKHKKWWGFGGRADHVTFDGHRLDFVDQVHPDFEDVFEVYSDDQVEARVLIHPSYVEHLLELERVFGGDAVRAVFSAGELVIVVESGNLFESGTMNARDDRAKVAQAAEQFGAMARLALAINQNERGRVMISEG from the coding sequence ATGCAGGCGGACATCCAGCGGCTTCTTGATGGCGAGCTTGGCCAATGGCTGGCTGAGCAAGAAGCCGTGCGCGCCGAAGCGAAGGCGAAGGCTCGCGATCGCTGGTTTTATGGTGCGCTGATTTGCCTGCCGCTTTTCGGCGTCATGTGGTTCCTCCCGGTAATCGCGTGGAATTTCAAAATCTTCATCGCCGTTGCCGCTTGCGGCGCTGCCTATGCCTGGGGTTATGCCGTAATCGCCGAGGCCAAGAAAAACGTGAAGGTCGGGATCAATTCCGCGATCGCGGCCGACCTTGGCATTCGATACGATCACGAAGTTTCGCCCGGATGGGAATACGATACCGCCCGCAAATTCTCGCTTCTCCCGTCAAGCGACCGCAGGAATTTTGAAGATCGCTGGTTCGGAGAGCTCTCCGGCCACCGGTTCAACCTCTATGAAGCGCACCTCGAAGAACGGCGTGGGTCAGGAAAGAACAGGCGCTGGGTCACGGTTTTTCGCGGGGCTATCATCGACATGGGGTTCGGGCGCGATTTCCATTCGACCACCCTCCTCCAGCGCAAAGGCAAGCACAAGAAGTGGTGGGGCTTTGGCGGCAGGGCCGACCATGTAACCTTCGATGGCCACCGGCTCGATTTCGTCGATCAGGTCCATCCCGATTTCGAAGACGTATTCGAGGTTTACAGCGACGACCAGGTCGAAGCACGCGTGCTCATCCACCCTTCCTATGTCGAGCACCTTCTGGAGCTTGAGCGGGTCTTTGGCGGTGATGCCGTGCGCGCGGTGTTCAGCGCGGGCGAACTGGTCATCGTGGTCGAAAGCGGCAATCTGTTCGAGAGCGGCACGATGAACGCGCGCGACGACCGCGCCAAGGTCGCACAGGCTGCCGAACAATTCGGCGCGATGGCGCGGCTGGCGCTTGCGATCAATCAGAACGAACGCGGGCGTGTGATGATTTCTGAAGGCTAA
- a CDS encoding LemA family protein, with translation MEMFGWVALGVLALIAVIVVAIYNNLVGLRQNVRQGTADIDAQLRQRHDLIPNLVETVKGYAGHESDTLEAVIQARNVAVKGNPDSGSEQGLRVALDNLLALGEAYPDLKASANFQELQRELADIEDKLAAARRALNAAVSRFNTARESFPAVLFAGALGFQEADFNKLDDSERGTVDQVPGVAF, from the coding sequence ATGGAAATGTTCGGTTGGGTAGCGTTGGGCGTACTTGCGCTGATCGCGGTGATAGTCGTTGCGATCTATAACAATCTCGTCGGGCTGAGGCAGAATGTGCGTCAGGGAACCGCCGATATTGACGCCCAATTGCGGCAGCGGCACGATCTCATTCCCAACCTCGTCGAGACGGTCAAAGGTTATGCCGGGCATGAGAGTGACACGCTCGAAGCGGTGATCCAGGCACGCAATGTTGCGGTCAAGGGCAACCCCGACAGCGGTAGCGAGCAGGGTCTGCGGGTCGCGCTCGACAATCTGCTGGCGCTGGGTGAAGCCTATCCTGACCTCAAAGCGTCCGCCAATTTTCAGGAACTCCAGCGCGAGCTGGCCGATATCGAAGACAAGCTTGCCGCCGCGCGCCGCGCCCTCAACGCAGCGGTGTCGCGCTTCAACACAGCGCGTGAGAGCTTTCCGGCGGTTCTGTTTGCAGGCGCCCTCGGCTTTCAGGAAGCCGATTTCAACAAGCTCGACGATTCAGAGCGCGGCACGGTCGATCAGGTGCCGGGCGTCGCTTTCTGA
- a CDS encoding type III PLP-dependent enzyme produces MRTFPDAKAVARALEPEEPVILNRPHAARRAAKYFVENFPGKVLYAVKANPAPDLIEVLWDAGVTHYDVASIAEVRLVRGLLPDANLCFMHPIKRRRAIAEAYHEHGVKTFSLDTIEELEKIVEACSDPETGEPATDLRLCVRLRVSSEYSELSLASKFGCDLLEAPQLLQACRQHCDWLGVCFHVGSQAMTPFAFVQALDRTRAAIAEASVVIDMIDVGGGFPSIYPGMEPPPLEDYFAIIHQHFYALPIAYNAELWCEPGRALCAEYSSMIVRVEKRRGNELYINDGAYGALYDAAHVSWRFPVNALEDDLRDAVEDFAFYGPTCDDADYMAGPFPLPGDIQAGDFIEIGMLGAYGAAMKTGFNGFGDAEIVIVEDEPMMSLFDGSRQREASDNVVSLR; encoded by the coding sequence TTGCGCACATTTCCTGACGCCAAGGCTGTAGCACGGGCGCTTGAGCCCGAAGAACCAGTCATCCTCAACCGCCCGCACGCAGCGCGGCGAGCGGCGAAGTATTTTGTCGAGAATTTTCCTGGCAAGGTTCTCTACGCAGTCAAGGCGAACCCCGCTCCCGATCTGATCGAAGTCCTGTGGGATGCAGGCGTGACGCATTACGATGTCGCGTCGATTGCCGAGGTGCGCCTTGTGCGCGGGCTGCTGCCTGATGCGAATCTGTGCTTCATGCACCCGATCAAGCGCCGCCGCGCCATTGCCGAGGCGTATCATGAGCATGGCGTAAAGACTTTCAGCCTCGATACAATCGAAGAGCTGGAGAAGATCGTCGAAGCCTGCTCCGACCCTGAAACGGGCGAGCCTGCGACCGATCTGCGCCTGTGCGTGCGCCTGCGCGTGTCGTCGGAATATTCGGAGCTTTCGCTTGCGAGCAAGTTCGGCTGCGACCTGCTCGAAGCGCCGCAACTACTTCAGGCCTGCCGCCAGCATTGCGACTGGCTGGGCGTTTGCTTCCATGTGGGCAGCCAGGCGATGACGCCGTTTGCTTTCGTGCAAGCGCTCGACCGCACCCGCGCCGCCATCGCAGAGGCGTCGGTCGTGATCGACATGATCGACGTGGGCGGCGGTTTCCCGAGCATTTATCCGGGTATGGAGCCGCCCCCGCTCGAAGACTATTTCGCGATCATTCACCAGCACTTCTACGCGCTCCCCATCGCCTATAACGCAGAGCTGTGGTGCGAGCCGGGCCGGGCGCTGTGCGCGGAATATTCGAGCATGATCGTGCGCGTCGAAAAGCGCCGCGGGAATGAGCTTTACATCAACGATGGCGCATACGGCGCGCTGTATGACGCGGCCCATGTCTCATGGCGCTTTCCGGTAAACGCGCTCGAAGATGACTTGCGCGATGCGGTTGAGGATTTCGCGTTTTACGGCCCGACCTGCGACGATGCGGACTACATGGCGGGGCCGTTCCCGCTTCCCGGAGACATCCAAGCCGGCGACTTTATCGAGATCGGCATGCTTGGCGCATACGGCGCGGCTATGAAGACCGGCTTCAACGGCTTTGGCGACGCGGAAATCGTGATTGTCGAAGACGAACCGATGATGAGCCTGTTCGACGGCAGCCGCCAGCGCGAAGCGAGCGATAATGTGGTGAGCTTGCGTTAG
- a CDS encoding MerC domain-containing protein: MSATASYDRAAAALSLACIVHCVALPIIAVTLPFVAGMAETEWVHWLLTGLAIAASVTVIAKAPSARSLTFLVPVLSGMAFIAGALLAEPFGIDATVPTLVGGLLMASAHIWRLRRHG, encoded by the coding sequence GTGTCCGCTACCGCCTCCTATGACCGTGCGGCTGCGGCCCTGAGCCTGGCTTGCATCGTACATTGCGTCGCGCTTCCGATCATCGCGGTCACGTTGCCTTTCGTTGCGGGCATGGCAGAGACCGAATGGGTGCATTGGCTGCTAACCGGGTTGGCCATCGCAGCGTCAGTCACCGTAATCGCGAAGGCTCCGTCCGCGCGAAGCCTCACCTTTTTGGTGCCTGTGCTCTCAGGCATGGCGTTTATCGCAGGGGCATTGCTGGCCGAGCCATTCGGCATCGACGCGACCGTACCGACGCTTGTCGGTGGTTTGCTGATGGCGTCAGCACATATATGGCGGCTCAGGCGGCACGGCTGA
- a CDS encoding DUF1826 domain-containing protein, with product MSLLLDRSARFSNDAQILGDIRESSCNLAVWKRAPLPQAADFVNEMKPDLRFTEKVSAMKRTLTEQLYSGGAARSPICRAVVEDVAMLAHKFSAIADVDALDLRLVVVTNDACRKFHADYVSTRLITTYFGTGTQWLDDQEVERLRAGEEPRTINSLATGDVGVFKGKLATNKPAIHRSPPISATGEKRLLLVLNPARGD from the coding sequence ATGTCCTTGCTTCTCGACCGCAGCGCCCGTTTCTCTAACGACGCGCAAATCCTCGGCGATATCCGCGAAAGCAGCTGCAATCTTGCGGTCTGGAAACGCGCGCCCCTGCCCCAAGCGGCAGATTTCGTGAATGAAATGAAGCCGGATCTCCGTTTCACCGAAAAAGTTTCGGCGATGAAGCGGACACTGACAGAACAATTGTATTCTGGTGGAGCAGCGCGAAGCCCGATCTGCAGGGCAGTGGTTGAGGACGTGGCGATGCTTGCTCACAAGTTCAGCGCGATCGCTGACGTCGACGCGCTCGATTTGCGGTTGGTGGTGGTCACCAATGACGCCTGCCGCAAATTTCACGCGGACTACGTTTCAACGCGGCTCATCACGACCTATTTCGGGACGGGAACTCAGTGGCTTGACGATCAAGAGGTCGAGCGCTTGCGGGCCGGAGAGGAGCCGCGCACGATAAACAGTCTGGCAACGGGCGATGTCGGTGTCTTCAAGGGCAAGCTTGCAACCAACAAGCCGGCGATCCACCGGTCCCCGCCAATCAGCGCGACAGGTGAGAAGCGGCTTCTGCTGGTTCTGAACCCGGCAAGAGGCGACTGA
- a CDS encoding nitroreductase, translating to MGGNVDQKYDEVVLGRRSIRGYLDKPVPRELIEEVLEMAMRSPSSMNTQPYHFHVITGEPLDRIRKGNTERILAGEPDSREFRKGHPFEGVHRDRQVGCAIQLFEAMGIGRDDKEKRQDWVLRGFRQFDAPVCVIITYDKELSDADDTVFDCGAVTTALVNAAWSRGLGCVINSQGIMQSPVVREHASIPDDQVIMKAVALGWPDEDFPANPVKITRRSVDEAARFVGFD from the coding sequence TTGGGTGGAAACGTTGACCAGAAGTATGACGAGGTGGTGCTCGGTCGGCGTTCGATCCGGGGCTATCTCGACAAGCCTGTTCCGCGTGAGCTGATCGAGGAAGTGCTGGAGATGGCGATGCGCTCGCCCTCCTCGATGAACACCCAGCCCTATCACTTCCACGTCATCACCGGCGAACCGCTGGACCGCATCCGCAAGGGCAACACCGAGCGCATCCTCGCGGGCGAGCCAGACAGCCGCGAGTTTCGCAAGGGCCATCCATTCGAGGGCGTTCACCGCGACCGTCAGGTGGGCTGCGCGATCCAGTTGTTCGAAGCCATGGGCATTGGCCGGGACGACAAGGAAAAGCGCCAGGACTGGGTCCTGCGCGGCTTTCGCCAGTTCGATGCGCCCGTTTGCGTGATCATCACCTACGACAAAGAATTGTCCGACGCCGACGACACCGTATTCGATTGCGGCGCGGTCACCACCGCGCTCGTCAACGCTGCATGGTCGCGCGGGCTTGGCTGCGTGATCAACTCGCAAGGGATCATGCAATCACCAGTCGTGCGCGAACATGCGAGCATTCCCGACGATCAGGTCATCATGAAAGCGGTCGCCCTGGGCTGGCCGGACGAGGACTTCCCGGCAAACCCGGTCAAGATCACGCGGCGCAGCGTGGATGAAGCGGCGCGGTTCGTGGGGTTTGATTAG
- the hemA gene encoding 5-aminolevulinate synthase: MNYDQIFDSAIDRLHEEGRYRVFIDIMRNKGAYPNARCFHGHNGPKPITVWCSNDYLCMGQHDVVIGAMEEALHDVGAGSGGTRNIGGNTHLHVELEKELAELHGKDGALLFTSGYVSNDATLSTLAKLLPGCVIFSDELNHASMIAGIRNSGCEKRVFRHNDIAHLEQLLAAEDADTPKVIAFESVYSMDGDVAPIHAICDLAEKYNALTYIDEVHAVGMYGDHGGGISERDNAADRIDIIEGTLGKAFGVMGGYIAADKRVIDCIRSYAPGFIFTTSLSPVLVAGVLASVKHLKKSNVERNAQQQAAATLKLKFAEAGLPVMDSVTHIVPLMVGDPVRAKKISDILLAEYGVYVQPINFPTVPRGTERLRFTPGPHHTEEMMSELTEALVEIWDRLEMELAQAA; the protein is encoded by the coding sequence GTGAATTACGACCAGATTTTCGATTCCGCGATCGACCGCCTTCACGAAGAAGGTCGCTACCGCGTGTTCATCGACATCATGCGCAACAAGGGTGCCTATCCCAATGCGCGGTGCTTCCACGGCCATAACGGTCCAAAGCCGATCACCGTTTGGTGCTCGAACGACTATTTGTGCATGGGCCAGCACGATGTCGTGATCGGCGCTATGGAAGAAGCGCTGCACGATGTCGGCGCGGGCTCGGGCGGTACGCGCAATATCGGCGGTAACACGCATCTGCATGTCGAGCTTGAAAAGGAACTGGCAGAGCTTCACGGCAAGGACGGTGCCCTGCTGTTCACCTCGGGCTACGTTTCGAACGATGCAACGCTTTCGACGCTGGCCAAATTGCTTCCGGGCTGCGTGATCTTTTCCGATGAACTGAACCACGCCAGCATGATCGCCGGTATCCGCAATTCGGGCTGTGAAAAGCGCGTTTTCCGTCACAACGACATCGCCCATCTCGAACAGCTGCTCGCAGCCGAGGACGCCGACACGCCCAAGGTCATCGCTTTCGAAAGCGTCTATTCGATGGACGGCGACGTTGCTCCGATCCACGCGATTTGCGACCTTGCGGAGAAGTACAACGCGCTGACCTATATCGACGAAGTTCACGCGGTCGGCATGTATGGCGATCATGGCGGCGGCATTTCGGAACGCGACAATGCGGCGGACCGGATCGACATCATCGAAGGGACGCTGGGCAAGGCGTTCGGCGTGATGGGCGGCTATATCGCCGCTGACAAGCGCGTGATCGACTGCATCCGCTCCTACGCGCCGGGCTTCATCTTCACGACCTCGCTTTCGCCGGTGCTGGTCGCGGGCGTGCTCGCTTCGGTCAAGCACCTCAAGAAATCCAATGTAGAGCGCAACGCGCAGCAACAGGCCGCCGCGACGCTCAAACTGAAGTTCGCCGAGGCAGGCCTGCCGGTGATGGACAGCGTCACGCATATCGTCCCGCTGATGGTCGGCGATCCGGTGCGCGCCAAGAAAATCAGCGACATCCTGCTTGCCGAATACGGCGTCTATGTTCAGCCGATCAACTTCCCCACTGTGCCGCGCGGCACGGAACGCCTGCGCTTCACCCCCGGCCCGCATCATACCGAAGAGATGATGAGCGAGCTGACCGAGGCGCTGGTCGAAATCTGGGACCGGCTTGAAATGGAGCTGGCGCAGGCAGCCTGA
- the murI gene encoding glutamate racemase: MNPSSPILLFDSGVGGLTVHAAVRKLLPDAPIIYAADLDGLPYGTKSEAEIAARVAGLLGRMSERYQPRLVCIACNTASTIALGMVRDVLEVPIVGTVPAIKPASAITKTGTIGLLGTQATVRQAYVDNLEAEFAADKRLLRHGASGLVRAAEAKLRGAPIDRDAIRSAVQTLRAMDGGDQIDTVVLACTHFPLLTEELGEEFGGGVTFVDGAEGIARRIAHLTQGQAFDSSAPSFAVSTGDLGEFEALSGTLSAYGIDELRAF; the protein is encoded by the coding sequence TTGAACCCATCCTCCCCTATCCTGCTGTTCGACAGCGGCGTTGGCGGGCTGACGGTGCATGCCGCTGTCCGCAAACTGTTGCCCGATGCGCCGATCATCTACGCGGCCGATCTCGACGGTCTGCCTTATGGCACCAAGTCGGAAGCCGAGATTGCGGCCCGCGTTGCCGGACTGCTCGGCCGGATGAGCGAGCGATATCAGCCGCGCCTCGTCTGCATCGCCTGCAACACCGCCTCCACAATCGCTCTGGGCATGGTGCGCGACGTGCTCGAAGTGCCGATCGTGGGAACGGTACCCGCGATCAAGCCGGCCTCCGCGATCACGAAGACCGGCACGATCGGCCTGCTGGGTACTCAGGCGACCGTGCGGCAGGCTTATGTCGACAATCTCGAAGCCGAGTTCGCCGCCGACAAGCGCCTGCTGCGGCATGGCGCGAGCGGACTGGTCCGCGCGGCAGAGGCCAAGCTTCGGGGCGCGCCGATAGATCGCGACGCCATCCGATCCGCCGTTCAGACGCTTCGCGCGATGGACGGCGGGGACCAGATCGACACGGTCGTTCTCGCCTGCACCCACTTCCCGCTCTTGACCGAAGAACTGGGCGAAGAATTTGGCGGCGGCGTGACTTTCGTCGACGGGGCGGAGGGAATCGCCAGGCGGATCGCGCACCTTACCCAAGGGCAGGCATTCGATTCGTCAGCACCCAGTTTTGCCGTCAGCACCGGGGATCTCGGCGAGTTCGAAGCGCTCTCTGGCACCCTTAGCGCTTACGGGATCGACGAATTGCGCGCTTTCTAG